In Eubalaena glacialis isolate mEubGla1 chromosome 4, mEubGla1.1.hap2.+ XY, whole genome shotgun sequence, the genomic window GTACACAttctctcatttactcctcacagaaACCCCAAGCCATGAGGATTCTTAGCTCATTTTGTACATAAAGAAACCcagtgggtttttaaaaacttgtcCATGTTTGCACTGCTCATTTCTAAAGTTTTATGTTGAGCTCTCTGCTGTTTTGTCTTGTAATAACAGCAATGACAGCAAATGttacttaacatttattgagcacttagcaTGTGCTAGGGGCTTTACAtgcataatttcatttaatcatcacaacaccACTAAGAGAGCAGTACTATTATCATATCtatttacaaatgggaaaaataaggcTTTGAAGGGTAAGTAACACAGACCAGGTAATAAACCCTGAGATCTAAATCCCAGGATCTAACCCTGAGAATCGGACTCCAGAGCCCCCTAAAAACCCTCAAGCAGTGCTCAATTTCTGGCTCAGAAATCAGCTTGTGGGAAGGTTTTGCTTATTTTACCACTTTAACAACTTCAAAATTTTGAAGGACATAAGCTACCTCAAACCCTGAACAAAGCGCCCCCATCGGCAAAAGTCGGGTGGTGCTGTACATCCTAGCCTTGTGATCAAACGAGAAGGTgtcagcaaaagcaattctttcCTTGTTTATGATTCTAAAAATGTTAGGGATTAGTCATATTAACTATACTGAAAACCAAACATTGAAGCATTTTTTTTGCAGTTCCACAGAAGTAAGATGCACAGGATAAGAATAAAAGCCAGGAATAATGACTTATAGGCTACTATTGTATTCACATGCAAAGAATCATTATTTTGCAAAGACCTGTTGCATGCAAGgcatttctttctaaaaaataatatgcaCATCCTTTGTGGCACTTAGCAACATTTATGTGATACCTCTGGCGATTATATGTATAATATCTACTTCCTGAACTAGATGATAAGCATTGTGAGCTCAGGGACTATATCTCATTTGTCCAATTTTTAGCAGTGCCTGGGCCATAGTAGACGTtcagcaagtatttgttgaatctaTCCAATAGAGCCACAAAGTTCTCATGGACCCCACCTGGTTCAGCTCTAGAACTGAGTCTATAGACAGTCTAGAGTACAGTCTGTATTGTGTCACCTGGAGACAGAAGACAAGACCCCCTAACGACCTTTCTCATTGAGAGATTGAAAAACTTCATCAAACTAAATTCTGTAGTTATCACCCTGAAGGCAGAGAAAGCAAGACTCAGAAGGTACTGAACAAAGGGACAGCAAAGTGTCCCAAGACAAAATCCTGAAGGCTGAGCCAAAGTTTTCACCATCTACTTGCTCTCCCTTACTACCCACCATCACTAAACCCTAGAGAAAAACCTTTCAAATAGGaggaatataaataagtaaaaaagcaGTAATGGGTAGTGAAAACCACCTTAAATTAAGGATTCAGGGATCTGCGCTAATACCAGTGAGGCAGGTAGTATAAGCAGTCTGGACTCTCCATAGCAGGCAGAGGTCAGAGCAGATGACAAATGAGGCCATTCTCATCCATACAATTCTGAGAGGTTTCACCATACAGTCATCTACACCTAGTGCTTATTGAGGGTGAAAATTATTGGCTGAGCAGGCAGAATACATACAGAGGAGTTAAGAACAAGCACTCTAGGCCAAGggctggcaaactatggcccatgagCCAAATCCAGCCTTCCACCTGCTTTTGTAAACAAAGTCTTATGGGGACACAGccacattcatttatatattatctatGGCTGTTTTCACACTACAACTGCAGAATAGAGTAGTGAGAGAGACCACATGGACagaaagcctaaaacatttactatctgagTTTTTATTAGTGTGCTGACTCTTGTTGTAGACACAGATTGGATATCAATCTCTGCTGTGTGGCTTCATGCAAGTTACTTGACTTCTTTAGTTCTCAATTTCTACGACTCTTTCTCCCTCATATGGTCATCCTGAGATTGCACACTGCTTGGTAATCAGTGCATGCTCACTGAATGCCTTCTGTTACTATTATGACCATCATTTTCAATACGGATGCTGACTGTGCCAGTCCAGAGGCCCAATGCAACCCCCTACCCCCATCCAACCTCCACATCCCCTCCTGGGGGACAGGCTGTAGTCCTCTCTCTCCTTTAGTACTTATACCCAGAGAAACATCAAACTCAGTCTGTTAAACCTACAGAATATCTTTCAAATGTATCCTCACCTTTCCATTGCTATGGCTTATTCCCTTGGCCCAAAATGGTATTCTCTTACCCTTCCCCACTTTTCAAAATCTTTCCTATCCCTCCAGGGCATCTTTAAATGCTATCACCTTTATTAAGTTTTCCCTGACATGCGCCAACCCTCAGCTGAAagtgttctttcctctccctccaaaCCCGCCCCTGCAGATGCCTGTCATCTCGCCCATGAATGCTTCCTGCCTTTGCCTGCTATGGCTTTGAGCTTTGTGAGAATGGAAATCCCATGGGGGTAGTTTAGTTGAAAAAATGTGTCCATTACATCAAAACCCACTTAATAAATTCCTCCTAGAAATCAGTGCCAGGAACAAATTTGCTCCAACAGAtacatttgtttatattcttttatcaGACAGTGGGAGCCTCCTATGGTTTTTCCCCTTTTACCTCAGCTACCAGGAAGCTTAGAGCAAAATTACAGTAACCACCTCCAGGTGCAGGGAAACACCTGTTAATCTACCTCTGTTAGCtggtctttgttcttttcttttttttcaggaagGCTTTGTAGGAGTAGGTGATTTATACATGCTAAATAAATACAGCATTAATAGCAGTTCTCCTTGATGAACTAAGCATCCTGAAAAGGGATAACCACCTTATGTTTGCAGAGGTTTCCTCAGACACCTAAGGTACTTCCCATCTTCCTCTTAGTATCGCTCATATTAGTGGGAAAGGAGGAAAAGTGGATGTTTATTTCCTCCCAATTATACAAATAAGAATCTCAGATATCAGAATTATAGAATACTAGGATTAAAAAATCCTAATCTGGATCAACTTCCAGAACGATGAACTTAAGGACCTCCAAAAATCAATCCCCCACAAGAGCAATGAGAACATGAGCAAAAATTGTCACAACCAACTtctcagaactctggaaattaacaaaAGGCTTGCAACTATTCAAGGAGTGGTTACTCAAGAACAACAGCTGAATCTCCTTAAGAATAGTGACTTCTATTGCTTTTTAAGTTGCTCTAGAGGCAtcttctctccccagctctgTGACAGCCTTAAAAACTAAAAGCCTCTCAACCATGGTAGCTGGGAAAACAAGCAGCCTAGCAGCCATTGAAAAGAGCACAATGAGTGTGGAATTCCCCAGCATTCTATCCCCAGGGAATTGTCACTATTTTACCTGCTTGGAAGTTCACTGAAAGCCTCCACTCACAGGGCTTGTTTTATATAAACTAACTCAGAGCTCCTCAGTATAAAACAATCTTTTCCCTGAGGTGTTTGTCCAAAAAGATCAGCAGCAATTGTTTAACATTGCTGCTCTCTGAGGTGGTGAAAACATTTGGAGCAAACAAtaaactgacaaaacaaaaaaaacaaaaaaaaacaaaaggaaaagctgGGAAATGAAATGTCCATTGGAGGCTTTGAAAAGTTCCAATGTAGTCCCAGGAATCTAAAAGACCACACAAGTATAAAACTGTGTGCATGCCAAGGAAACCCCTGAGGTTGTtataaattaagatgttaattataATCCCCAGGGTAACCACTATGAAAAGAGCTGAAAGAAACAtagtaaaagaaatgacaaagtTAAAATGGAACAACAGAAAATAcctatttaacacaaaagaaagaagaaaagtaggcattttcaaaagatataagatacatagaaaacaaatagcaaaacagGCAGACATGAATCCCACCTTACCAGTAATTacatcaaatgtaaatggattgaccACTCCactcaaaagacagagattggcagaatggatttttaaaaacaaacaacaaaacaacaataacaaaaaatatgactcaactgtatgctgtctacaagagatacaCTTTAGTTTCAAACacacaaatagattaaaagtaaaagtatgGAAAACTTTTGGATACACCATCCAAAAAGACCTtgagtggctatactaatatcagataaaaataacaaaattgccACGAAAGACAATaaagtttataatgataaaagagtcatTCCAttaggaagacataacaattagaaaaataatgcGTCTAAAAATAGAGCCTCCAAGTACATGAAGAAAAAGCTGACAcacttgaagggagaaatagacaattcaaccACAATAATTGGAGATTtaaataccccactttcaataatggatagagcAACTAGACAtaagaacaaaaggaaatagaagactttaGCTATAAATCaattagacctaacagacatctcAAAAACAATGCAATGAATGGCAGATACACAttcctctcaagtgcacatggaacatcctccagaaTAGACCATATGGTAGGCctttctcaataaatttaaaaggaaatcatacaaagtatgttctcccaCCACAATTGAATGATATCAGAAATTGATAACaaaaggaaatttgggaaattcacaaatatgtgaaatttaaacaacacactcctaaataaccaaggggtcaaagaagaaatcacaagggctattagaaaatactttgagatgaatgaaaacaaaaatacaacacacCAAAACTGGAGTAAATGGAGTGCAAGCAGTGATCAGAGAGAAACTTGTAgctgtaaatatttatattaaagaagaagaaagatctcaaatcaataacctaacatTCCACCTTAagacacttgaaaaaaaaagagcaaagtaaaaCCAAAGCAAgcacaattaagaaaaataataaatattaaatcagaaaaaaagacgtagagaatagaaaaacaatagagaaaatcaataaaatcaaaggTTGGTTCTTTTAAAAGCTTTCTTAAAAGGCAAATCTTTTGTTAGTGTGatcaagaaaaataagataaaagacTAGGGACTAAAGTGGTGACATTACTACTAACAGaaataattacagaaataaaaagaatacatacaaaaatcagcTGAATTTCTATACACTGTCAATTaacaatctgaaagtgaaattcagaagacaattccatttacaatagcatcaaaaactaCTTCAGAATATTTAACAAAAGGAGTGCAAAAATAATATTCTAAAACTACAACACAGTGTTGAAAGGGGTTAAAGCATACCtaagtaaatgaaaagacattccAGGTTCATGAATTAGAAGGCATGATgctgttaagatggcaatattacccaaattgatctacagagtcAACattatccctatcaaaatcccagctggcttctttgcagaaattgaaaGCTGACGCTAAATTTCATATGGAAAGGCAAGggacccaaaatagccaaaacaaccttgaaaaagaataacaagtTTGGGAggctcacacttcccaatttaaCACTTACCATGAAGCAATAATAAACACAATAGTGTAGTCTGGCATAGGCCAGACATATAGATATATGGAATAGAATTtagcacccagaaataaacccttacatttatggtcaattgattttaaaCAAGGGTGCTGAAaacattcaatggggaaaaataattttttcaacaaGTGGTACTTGGGCAACTGGATATCacacaaaagaatcaaactggacccctatctcacaccataatcaaaaattaactcaaaacagctGATTGGCCCAAATGTAAGGGCTAAAAtgacaaaactcttagagggaaacaaagaggtaaatttttgtgaccttggattaggcaacgattaaaaaaatagataaactgaacttcatcaaaattaaaaacacttgtGCTTCAAAAGATGCCATCTAGGAAGTGAAAAGCAAACAcatggattgggagaaaatatttgcaaatcatatatctgataagagattttTACCaggatacataaagaactcttacagctcAAAAATTAAACGACAAACAACACAAAAATGGGGCAAAGAatttaaagagacatttctccaaagatatacaaaagaccagtaagcacatgaaacgaAGGTCAACATCTTAGTATTAGGGAAagtaaatcaaacccacaatgagatatcacttcatacctaacaggatggctaaaataaaaaagacacacaATAACAAGTATTAGCAAGAATGTGGAGACATTGGAGCCCTCATACATTGCTcagaggaatgcaaaatggtgcagctactttgGCAGTTCTCCAAAAGTTTAACTATAGAGTTACCATACGACcctgaaattccactcctaggtacatacacaagagaagtggaaaaatatattcacacaaaaacttgttcagGAATGTACACAGCAGCATTAATCATAATAGCCACAAAGTTGCAACAACTCAAATGTCTTTCAACTTATGACTAGATAAGTAAACGTGATATATCCACACAGCAGActaatactcagcaataaaaaggaatgaagtactgatacatgtgacaacatggataaaccttgaaaacattacccaaagtgaaagaagccagtcacaaaaggccgtatcttgtatgattccatttatatgaaatgttcagaattggcacatccatagagacagaaagtagattagtggttgccaggctAGGTAGGGGTGGGTTAATGAGaagtgactactaatgggtatagggtttcttttgggagccatgaaaatgttctgaaattagacagTGGTAATGGTTACAAAgctctgtgaatatgctaaagatcactgaactgtatatttaaaagacaattttatggtatatgattacatctcaataaagctattacaaAAAGCTCAATTCAGGGCATTCTTCTATAAGAGTCCTGAGTAACCAGCCTCTACTTGAATACTTGTAATGGTAACACACTCTCTCCCACATAGGGTAGACTGCTCCATTTTTGGACAGttcttttgaaaattgttttcctAACCATTAAATTCCCCACCATCTACCACAGTACCCAGTACATCAGAAGGGCTCCTGTAGTGGGATAAAATTCTGGATCAACATTTCatagtgatatttttaaatgaaaaaagtaacaTGAGAGTATATTATGTAACAGAGCTTCTATCATAATCCCATTTAAGTAACTAAAAATGTGCAAATTATATATACCTAACATATGTTTAATATAGataatatgtatcatatataatCTTTCATATGTATAGAATATTTCTTGatggatatttaaaaatctttaagtaGTTACTTCTGAAGAGTCTTAGGGAAAGGGAGGTTGCAATAAGACCTttatttttcaactataaccttcagtactggtttaatttttttttttttttttaccataagcAAATATTGTAAtagaattttaaacaatttaaattttaggaaaaaaatttatttttgatttggGTGGTAATCCCTGATATTCCAGTTCACTATCTGTTATTTGGGTCCTTATCAGTGCAAACTCCCTGAGAAAAGACCCACTCTGTTCTGTAGCTAATGCTCTGTAGGCCAGGTTCGAAACAGGCGGCTGGAAAGGGCATCTGAGGTTCCACTGACAGCTGTCTGACGACTGTAATTGTCACTGAAGACCAGAAAGTCTGCCTCCAAGTTGCAAGCACCATTTTTCCCTGACCTGAATCCTGAGCAAAGAAACCAAGAGCTCCCTCGGGCAAACTCCCTCATTCTCCATCTTAATCTCCTCCCCGGCAGCCAAGTCAGCCAAGTCAGTGTGCAGCCTGCAGCTCAGGGCTGTAAGCTAGTggactaaataaataatttactaaCTACTTGGTTGCCCACACAAACATGTATGTCTCCCTGTTCTATGCTAGACACGAGGTCTGCCCAGATGGAGTTTATAGTCACCTACATCAAGACCTTCTGAAGCTACTGCAGAGTCTTTCAAAACCCCAAAAAGTTTAGGTCTCTGATCTTGAAGCCCCACAtctttaagaatctgcctccaaACTTCAAGACTCTCTGGAGGAATTCTTGTACTAATAGGGCTATTGCTGGTGTCAGCATAGCATAGCTGGCTGGTCCTAGACCTAACATTTTAGAACTAGAAGGCACCTCATTCAATTTAACCTTATAAATGGGGCAACCAAGAGACTTATTTAAGGACATGTTATTAGCTCATGGCAGGCTCAGGTTTCCTGACTCCTAATCCAGTTTTGGTCActcctctccctgctctgtggcctgtgacttcctccttccttccttgctttcttGGAGCAAGCGCAACCCcactccttctctcctctctatcACTCCCATTACCTAAGAAGTCCAGTGGTCCTTCACACTGCCTTAAGAAAGGCCTCTGCACTCTGTGTTGAGAGCATCCAGGGCTTACTCTTTGGCTTCCCCCTTAGGATTTCAGTGGGTTTTGACAACTGGAGGTAGGAGGAAGGCTGTGAACAAAGGATGGCAGTTGGGTAGGTGGACTGGACTGTGATTAATCAGAGGCTGAACTTGTACACAGGGAGGGGTAGCAATAAACCTGACACATATTTGCCCCCCATACTCCAGTCCCTTAAAAGTCAGCTTTCCTAAAGCCCATTCTCAGTATTCCTCACCATGAATATATGACTATTTCATCTCTAAGGTTAATTCAAGCCTACCTTCTGGATCTGCTCCAAAACCATACAAACTCCTAGGGTGCTCTGAACAGAAGTATGGTACAGCTGGGGCCAGACTTCCTGTCCCCTCACAGGCTGCAAGGATCCAAAACTCCCTTCCTGGGACTAAAGGCAACGGGATATTTGGAGGATACCTGATTCTTATAAGAGAGGGACgagatgagggagagggagacagaatgGGAgcgagaaagaggaagagagaattcgTTATCTGATTATTAGTGATCTGATTGACCAGGTGCCCAAGTTACCACATTGCCTAGAAAAGCAAAAATTGTCATTTAAATAGCTTCTCCTCAATCACCTCTCTCTGCTCAACACTAGCAATTATCCCTGCTCTACATTAGAAGTCATTCATAATTATGAATACAATGTTACAATGCTAATCTGTCACAAAGTGAAATTAAATATCTTGCAAACCATGTAGAATTTAATGGAATCAATTAAAGGCTTGTTAGAAAGCAGAACTGCAGGCCATGTCACTGGCAAATGAGGATCAGGCAGATTTGACCAGTAAACAGATAGAAAAGGGAAAATCAGCAAGAGATGGCAGGATAATCCACTTGAGACTAATTTAAATATCAAAGGGTGAAAAAAAAGGCTTGGATAAAAAGTTAAGTTTTGGGATATTTTTGCAAAAATGAGTCTAAGAGAGTGCTAAAAGTCAATCACAAAACAAAGGAGGTTTAATTGTGCTATTATACAGTTTTGTCAACACAATTAAGCTGAAAAGTTAACAGTTCTTTTGTTGTGTATTTATTCTACAACTTAGTGCATAGTTGCGATTATAACCTAAGCTTCTTaactaaaaagtgaaaataaacttaGTTTCATCGTTTCCAGTTTCATTTTAAAGGTAAGTTTCCAATCAAAAATTTTTACTGTGAAATTTTACACCCCTGCTTCCTGTGCATTTATTTACGTTGGTCCTTTCTCTAATACCAATTTCCTCAGGTAACGAAGACCTCCTGAGGGTTCCACGGTCCTCAGTGTAACTGCCACCTCTCTGAATTATGCACCCTCAGCCACATTCACTTGATGGGTTGTTATAGAAACACACGGGTAACTGTAACATAACCAACATGACTGAGCCCTGtctaccaggcactgttccaagtgcCCCATGTGCATTAACTGGTGAGGAAgcggaggcacagagaagtgtaaaaacttgccccaagtcacacagctaataagtgatggATGGCACTGAGTTTGCAATGTGGCTGCAGAGACCACGTTCTTTTCCACGATGCCATAAACATATCATGTGCATTTGGACTTGACTTCGTGAGGGAAAGAATACTGATTCTCCTTAAGGAAGAAAAGATGTTCTAGAATTATCCCTGAGCCTGGACTCACCTGGCCGTATTTAGGTTCCGATAGAGCTGCCCAAGGGACTCCAGCAGCCTCCCCTCCATCTCCCGGTCCCTGAGTTGCTGAGCCAGGGCCAGCCAGTGCTCGTGGTAGGTGATACATGCCTCGGGGCTTGGGGACACAGAGCTGTAGAAATGGCAGAGGGATTTGGTGACCTGAAGCTGACCTGAACATAAAGCAGGAACATGGATGAGATGACTGGAGATaggacaaaggaaaaaacaacttCTAACACTCTTCTCTGAAGCATCCCAGCAGCACGGGATATACTCACTCTTTAGGTGTTGATGCCTTAATCCGAAGAGCAATGCCATTTCATAACAAAAGCGGCCACTGGCCAGCTGGCGTCGATACACCTCAACTTGGGCCAACCAGAGAAGCACCTGTACTAATTCCATGTCTGTCTCCACGCTGGCCTGGAGTTTAGAATAGAGTTGCACAGCCTGCAGAAGATAGTCCCTGGCTGGCTGCTGAGTCCAGGATTTAAGGGTCAGATGGCCAAGATTGGCCAAAGCCACCGCCTGGTTGCGCACATCCCTTGCCTCCTGAGCTCTGTTCAAGGCCCGAAGATAGCTGTTGGCTGCCCTGTTCACCCGGCCTTCACCTTGAAGTGCGAGTCCCAGGAGGTTATGGACCACTCCCTTTTGGGTAACACTCTCTGTCTCCTTCAGGGAGTATAAGAGTGGCTCGAGGATGTCCAAAGCCTTCTTTGCCCGGCTGGCTAAGAGATAGGCCCACGCCAAGCAGAGGGAAGACTCCAAAGCTTCCTGCTCACTCAGCAGCTGGCCTAGCATCAAGGCGTGGCTCAGGTAGTGGATGGCACCGTCAGGAGACCTATGCTGGAGGTACACTTTGGACAGGATGAGACACAGGGTCCTCCGGGTCCGCTCATCCACCTGCTCCTCACAGGCAGCCAGGGCCTGCCTGAGTGCTGGGCACGCCAGGGCAGAAACTTCACCCCAGCTTGGGGAGGGGTTGCCAAGGAGCTTGGTGGTGTTCTGGAGGACCAGGTGGACCTGCCAAATTGGAAGGGCCATCCCTTGGGTGCTCTGAGTACCACGTTGCCggacagaagccactgcaaggtgTGGCAGATATTTCTTGTCATAGAGAAAACTCAAGATAGTGGCTGCAGCATCCGAGGTAGGAGGGTGTCCAGAGAGGAGCTGCAGGCGCTCAGCGAAGGGCAGGACCTCGTCGTGCCGGCCGAGGCTTAGGAGCAATCGGATGGCCAGGAAACAGGCTCTGGCCTCCAGGGGGCAGCTGCCCGACACGATGCCCTGTCTCAGCACATAGGCCACCACATCCAGCTCGCTCTTGGCACTATACTCCCGGTCAGGCAGGCAGACCAACATGGCACCTGCCTTTTCCAACAGGCCCAAGCCTTTATGCCTCAGCCTCTGCCTCAGGTAGATGGCCGCCAAATTGATGTACAGGGCAGCCACCAAGGATAGGTCCTTAAATGCCCCATTGAGAATGTGGATGGCCTCCTCAAAGTACACCCTGGCCTGAGAGAGTTTGACCTTCCTAACACTTAGCCGGCCCAGGAGGAAGCAGAGCCGGGCATGGGCCCAGGTCATGTGGCTCCGCTTGGCCCACTTCCTCGAGGCCTCCAGGTAGGCCACGAGCTCATCCTCCTCAGAGTAGCTGTAGAAGGAAGTcgtgaggaaagagaaggaaaaatcatAGAGGCTCTTAAAGTGGTCAGCATAACCCTCGTGATCCAGAAAAGCCAATATGGGGGTGAagttctcagcctcctcctcgtCCTGACCAGTGTTCAGGTCCATGAGCAGTTCCGGGTCATCAAGGTCATCAGGCTCTGGCAGGTGATAGGTGTCTGAGGCGGCTGAAAGGAGCTCCTCCTCCAGGCTGGAGTCCTCGGAGCTGCTGGACTGTCTGGAGCCCACGGCCTGATGCTCCTCCCAGGCTCTACCAGGCCGGGTCTCCTTGAAGCCTTCGGGCTGGGACGCTGTAAGGGACAGGCAGAATTGAGCAACCCTAAGTACCTGCAACTATGGTGGCCAGCTCTTTGCAAGAGGACAGGACGCTATCCTGCAGGACTGGAGGTCAGGTTCAGCATGATCTCTACTCACCGCTCAGATCGTTTGGAAGACTCTGGATGGATTCAAACCCACCTGGATAGAGATGAAGGACGAACCTATGTTAGGTCAGAATGGCCCAGTATGCTTATGCCTACAGGTGCTCCCTGACCAGTGGCTCCTTAGGAcactttgtgtctcagtttcagACCATCTGCCATCCCTAAGGTACTAGGCAGCATCTTCCCTTCACCATCAATGCTGCAGGG contains:
- the SH3TC2 gene encoding SH3 domain and tetratricopeptide repeat-containing protein 2 isoform X3, with translation MGGCFCIPWEPSLSWGPGKGTSSKDPTISSEIISSSENKEKCFLPQNMTPDLTLSFSVKSRSRRCVNGPLQEAARRRLWALENEDQEVRALFKDLSARLVCIQSQKAQFLITFKTMEEIWKFSTYLNLGYVSMCLEHLLFDHKYWLNCRLVEDTEIHVSVDDKHLETIYLGLLIQEGHFFCRATCSMAQPAEKEGEYLTLCKNELISVKTAEGEFEWEGVSLVTGQRGLVPVSALEPLPLPFHQWFLKNYPGSCGLSRKKDWTGSYQIGRGKCKAWKEYEREEKDELNFHQGESIEIIGFVIPGLQWFIGKSALSGEVGFVPTRNIDPDSYSPMSKNSTFFSDEERCSLGVPGSDRKAECASFLHTLAQTDITSVYRLSGFESIQSLPNDLSASQPEGFKETRPGRAWEEHQAVGSRQSSSSEDSSLEEELLSAASDTYHLPEPDDLDDPELLMDLNTGQDEEEAENFTPILAFLDHEGYADHFKSLYDFSFSFLTTSFYSYSEEDELVAYLEASRKWAKRSHMTWAHARLCFLLGRLSVRKVKLSQARVYFEEAIHILNGAFKDLSLVAALYINLAAIYLRQRLRHKGLGLLEKAGAMLVCLPDREYSAKSELDVVAYVLRQGIVSGSCPLEARACFLAIRLLLSLGRHDEVLPFAERLQLLSGHPPTSDAAATILSFLYDKKYLPHLAVASVRQRGTQSTQGMALPIWQVHLVLQNTTKLLGNPSPSWGEVSALACPALRQALAACEEQVDERTRRTLCLILSKVYLQHRSPDGAIHYLSHALMLGQLLSEQEALESSLCLAWAYLLASRAKKALDILEPLLYSLKETESVTQKGVVHNLLGLALQGEGRVNRAANSYLRALNRAQEARDVRNQAVALANLGHLTLKSWTQQPARDYLLQAVQLYSKLQASVETDMELVQVLLWLAQVEVYRRQLASGRFCYEMALLFGLRHQHLKSQLQVTKSLCHFYSSVSPSPEACITYHEHWLALAQQLRDREMEGRLLESLGQLYRNLNTARSLRRSLTCIKESLRIFVDLGERDKAAEAWLGAGRLHYLMQEDELVELYLQAAIQKALKSEEPSLALRLYEEAGDVFFNGTRHRHRAVEYYRAGAVPLARRMKAVRTELRIFNKLTELQISLEGYEKALEFATLAARLSTVAGDQRQELVAFHRLATVYYSLHMYEMAEDCYLKTLSLCPPWLQSPKEALYYAKVYYRLGQLTFYQLKNLES
- the SH3TC2 gene encoding SH3 domain and tetratricopeptide repeat-containing protein 2 isoform X2, translating into MGGCFCIPWEPSLSWGPGKGTSSKDPTISSEIISSSENKEKCFLPQNMTPDLTLSFSVKSRSRRCVNGPLQEAARRRLWALENEDQEVRALFKDLSARLVCIQSQKAQFLITFKTMEEIWKFSTYLNLGYVSMCLEHLLFDHKYWLNCRLVEDTEIHVSVDDKHLETIYLGLLIQEGHFFCRATCSMAQPAEKEGEYLTLCKNELISVKTAEGEFEWEGVSLVTGQRGLVPVSALEPLPLPFHQWFLKNYPGSCGLSRKKDWTGSYQIGRGKCKAWKEYEREEKDELNFHQGESIEIIGFVIPGLQWFIGKSALSGEVGFVPTRNIDPDSYSPMSKNSTFFSDEERCSLGVPGSDRKAECASFLHTLAQTDITSVYRLSGFESIQSLPNDLSASQPEGFKETRPGRAWEEHQAVGSRQSSSSEDSSLEEELLSAASDTYHLPEPDDLDDPELLMDLNTGQDEEEAENFTPILAFLDHEGYADHFKSLYDFSFSFLTTSFYSYSEEDELVAYLEASRKWAKRSHMTWAHARLCFLLGRLSVRKVKLSQARVYFEEAIHILNGAFKDLSLVAALYINLAAIYLRQRLRHKGLGLLEKAGAMLVCLPDREYSAKSELDVVAYVLRQGIVSGSCPLEARACFLAIRLLLSLGRHDEVLPFAERLQLLSGHPPTSDAAATILSFLYDKKYLPHLAVASVRQRGTQSTQGMALPIWQVHLVLQNTTKLLGNPSPSWGEVSALACPALRQALAACEEQVDERTRRTLCLILSKVYLQHRSPDGAIHYLSHALMLGQLLSEQEALESSLCLAWAYLLASRAKKALDILEPLLYSLKETESVTQKGVVHNLLGLALQGEGRVNRAANSYLRALNRAQEARDVRNQAVALANLGHLTLKSWTQQPARDYLLQAVQLYSKLQASVETDMELVQVLLWLAQVEVYRRQLASGRFCYEMALLFGLRHQHLKSQLQVTKSLCHFYSSVSPSPEACITYHEHWLALAQQLRDREMEGRLLESLGQLYRNLNTARSLRRSLTCIKESLRIFVDLGERDKAAEAWLGAGRLHYLMQEDELVELYLQAGAVPLARRMKAVRTELRIFNKLTELQISLEGYEKALEFATLAARLSTVAGDQRQELVAFHRLATVYYSLHMYEMAEDCYLKTLSLCPPWLQSPKEALYYAKVYYRLGQLTFYQLKDAHDATEYFWLALAAAVLLGDEELQDIIKTRLDNICQSPLWHSSPSGRSSERARWLSGGGLAL